The genomic interval TAAAACAACATGAATCTTAAAGATGTTCACCATTAAGAGTGAAACTTTGCTTCTAAGAGTGGaacgaaaaaaaatcaataacatAAGAacaatatagaaaataaatttttagaagCTTGCCATGAACACAAGTTTAATCCAAAGGATTATACAAGTGTGAAAACTTGCTTCTAAGAAGTGAAAATGAACATACAAATAAAACTAAACATAAAGTGAATCACTATAAGGAAACAATAAGAACAATTcaaaaattagaaagaaaagGAATAGAAAGTGGAAGAGAGAAATTAATGGATCGATGAAGAAGACCATGCCACTTGAAGTTGCTTCAAGATAAGTGCTGAGATAAATTCTCACTTGATCCAATAAATCAAGATCCAATCATAAGAGAATTTTCTCTCTTTCAAGATACTCTAGAAAATgctctaaaaattaaaatatttaatactcgAATTACGACCATTGTAACTAAAGTACAATAATTCACAATGTAATATAGTAATGGTGATTACAAATATCGTGCTATAACGTATAAAGTAACGTTTTACTTCTTGATACATAAATAATCGTCACTTCAGAtaagatattatatatttacttCTTGATTTTTGACCCAATTTTTTATGGTAACTTGTTTTCGTGTATATTTCATAGTATAGTCCTTACATTTTCTAGAATAaccataaatttaaatttgaaagttTTTGGTAAAAAAGGTTCAAACATTTATGACTTTTGTTATAGAGCTTAAAATAAGGTGCATGATGTATGAAAATTGAACAGAAAGTGATAAGGAATACAATGACCAATACCGAAAGGGAATTGGGGACCAAAAAGTGCCATAATAATCCATTTACTAAGTTTTCTATATTTTAGGCATTTAGTTTACATACTTATACTTGTCACAAAATTCATACTTATACTTGTCACAAAATTCTGAAAACGCGtgtgttgttttcttttattgaaaAGAGATTTATCAAAGCCTTACATCATCCATATCTTGATATTTAGTCTCCTTTCGtttcgattttttttttcatttctacaCCATATTACTTAAATTATGTTCATATGTTCTTATGATCTTGCTATGCATCCACCTCCCTCATCCATCCACCATCCAAGCTTGCTAATAATTACCCAAAACCACAAAAGATCATTAAGGCAACCAAATATATACCACCTTCCATTAAGATTCTATCAAAAAATTAAGCTACCTTTTATCCAAGAACATCATACCTCTCATCCTTGACCCAAGAACCAACCAAGACCCACCTCCAACACTTCCTAACCCTTCTACTACATGATCGAAGGAAACCCTACTAAAAGAACACCAAAAGCACAACCTATTCCAACTAAGAAATCATGCACACCATAACTTAGCTTCCAGAACCTTATCATGAAGTTCTCTctaataaattttcaaataaaccaacaagaaactcaagaaactTATCTCATGTCCACCTAGATTCATTTGTCATATCTTACCACATAAGAACCAAGCTATAAAATACATAAACACACAAAAAATGAAGCCAAGAAATTAGTTAACAAGCATAACCTCTTTCCAAGAGAAATCTCAACTAGGTTTCCatcaatttataataataataattaataaactatttattaatgtGATTGACCTCTTTCGAAAATGAATCTTTAATGGTAGTTGCATTACTTTTTTAATCATTCAATTCAAGTACAACATCCAACATGAAATCTTTCTATATATAATCTAATGTTATATGAATGATTCTTTGTAATgaatttttacataatttatggAAGGATTTTATCTCAATCAATAAGAACACTTACCTCACtaactaaaaataatacatatattattATGTGATATAATATATTACACATTGTTTCCCGTTATATTGAGCACAAGTCCATAATTGACACTTATGTTAAATCAAGTAGTGTTGTATATTAAGattcaattattaatattattaagaaataCAACAAATATATCATATATAAATTGCTCTAGAAggtcatattatattataagcgcgcgcacacacacacacacacatatatatgaCAAAGACACATACAATGATACAAAACATTCATTACATTTTACTTTCCGAGAAAGCTTTGttggtatatttttttttgtacaaGTGGGAGTCAGAAAACTATAATATACATGACCTTGTGAATTAAACACTCTTATAAAAGAAGCTTTATTGTACATCTTCTTTTGGAGAGTTATTCCTTTGATCCtacctttgtttttgtttataggaaaaagatagaaaataatatttggAATTCTTAATCCCATAGAAAGATTAATAAAGGGTAAACTAAAGTGGTTTGTGTACAAACATTTGTAATCAACATTTGATCATTGAAATCCTTTTGGAATTTCTTAAGagatacaaattttaaaaattaaaaatccaaATTTCCAATCTAGAATTTTGGAAGCGCTCTCTCGAACTCATCTACCAAAACCATGTTATATACATTCTCTTTGAAATTTCATTTGCTTCACTCTCCACCACCTTTAGGCCCTGTTTGTTTATGGGCAAGGAAAAACGAAGTTTTACTATGCAGAAGGAAAACTCGAAAATCAATGTAAAAAGGCACGGAATCCCAAAAAAATCTGCACTCTAAACTTTCTTCGCTGAGTTGCAAAGaaagttgaatatatatatatatataattaattataatttattattttaccctttttattttaaataaaatataattattattttttaaatagaattataatttaaatataaaaaatataattaagattataaaaaaataattcttctaaaataacataattaatactttttaataataaagaaataaatttatataataattatattaattaaaaaatttaaaatttaaaataataatgttatttaatataaaaataagtttttatcaaatatttataattataaatatttaaataatattttaaataaaaaataattataatttataaataattaattaattaattttttaacaatttttaaatgtaagggcaaatatttaaagttacatttttatcaattaaaaaaaatataattttaatcacacccatcacatcactcacaaactttccTCACATTTTTcactctatttaccttaatccaaacaccttaactttttttacattttctcttcaaatcatctcaaatccacTCTCTCATTTCCAcactctaatccaaacaaatcATTAGTAAaaccacattttttttatgcatcCTCTTTGGAATTTTATTTGCTCCATTATTTCTACCTCTAGCTTACATTACCCATTCacttaactaaaaaaatataatagaatctgaaatgaaaataatattttcaagtttaattaaagtattaGGTATGtgtattttgaatagtaaaaaattatgtattatgttatcttgaattttttatattattaaattataactttattatatttctttgatatttatatagtatttaacttttttttacataatattatgttatttttgttataaaaaaaatatgaatttaaatttaaaattaaattttttttttaataaaaatatggatttagatttaaaatccaatataattctttgaatttgaatttgtaaaaagtctaaattatttttatgaaaaatatagaTTTGAATTTAAACTCTAATCTAAATTCTTAATCCAAATATTTAGATTTAAATTGGACTTTCATAGTTATCCTTAACTTTATTCAACTTCTAGAACATACTTGTTGTTCTCAATACACTCAAAATATAAGTTGAAtatcttataaataaattattattcttattaataaGAGATAAATTAATCATCATTTAAAGATTAATCATCATTTAAAGATAAAAGCTAGCAATTTGCTTGTCCTTCATTATAGCTTTGATATATTATTCATTTACAATAATACCTTAAGACCTATTATGAATATATTATTAGCAAAAAGATAAGATTACAAAATAATATCTCTATAACAACAAAACTCACTTCAATTTACACTTATAATAACTTTTTTGTTCACTATTCTTAGTCATTCGCACCTCTATTAATTTATATACTCATTTCtcattaatattaaacatattcttTATTATGGTTATAGAATTCGAAAACTCACTTCCATTTATTCCACAAAAAACGTTCAATttctgataaaaatataaagcaaGTAAATAATTTCTACATGAACAAATTTACAATTGATTTTGCAATCTaatctaaaatcatttttttcccATAAGAGAATTcagaatatttttcttaatctaAGTTAAATAccaattcataatttatttcatttttatttgtatatagtttcatttatataattatttatattaaaaaaatgcaaatatattaaagaagagagtgttttctttatttttccaGGACTAAATTAATGCACCATACAAATATTACCAAATATAACCCTTCAAAAACATTGGTGACCCTTGGAACAATCCAAAAGACACACATTCCTTCAGTTTGACAGATCAGGTTCAAGCTTGGAGGGccctttattaatttattattagacAGTATGCCCTACAAAATTTTTATTCTTATCCGAGTCCCAACAATCTGaataatttttaagttaaaatatatttttaatctctatagtaattttttttactatatttagaattattttcTCTGGTGTGtgtaattcaaaaaaaaaagttattttagttCCTATGTAGGGAATACTAATAACTATTTCTCTTATTCCTtcaatctatatttttttttcttaaattgagttctttatattgattttgtaaattttatggtattagataaatttaaacagtttaaacaaaacattattttaatgttaataatataatgaaactttaacttttttatttatttttaaatggttttttagataaaaaaattaattttattctgttaggtataatattttgataatattAAACACATTTAGTAATTCCAAAATTTGTAATTCTGATTAGTAGATATTAGtcttttcaagaaaaaaattgtagttGATGTGAACCCAAACTTTTCTTTATAAAACTACAATAAAAACTCACTCATTGTTTCTATAATAAAAAAGTGTAATGTGTTCCTCATTTTAAGCACATGCAAAATTTCCTTGATTGAAAAATCTTGCATTTCTTAGCTGTCacagttttaaaacatttaCATCATACGGTTTTTTGCATAGCAGCCATCTTCTGATCTTCTAGCTTTCCTTTCATATTTGCTGGTTAATCATGAGAAATGTGGTTattttttccttcatttttttgCTGCTTTGTGTCTTCTTCTATGCTATAACAAGCACTAAAATTGAAGTGTCTATGAAAAATGAAGCAAAACCATTTTCTTACCATATCAAAGCCTTGGAATTCATATGGAGTCATCTTGGTTATCAACATGTGTGGCCAGTAAGTTCTTGCATCCATCACATTACACTGTGTCTCTCTTCATTAATCACTAATTGCTTAATTGATTATCAAGGAAGTTAATTCCTTAATTCATTGTAATACAATGCTTTTTATGCATTATAAGATAAGTAACACTTGTATTTTTATATGTCACTCTTAAGATAAACATGTTCTTTTGATCTATTGGGCAAGGAGAttgatagatagatagatatcaGTAATCTCTGCCTATCACTTATCTAAATTCAGGGGTTAAGAAAGAGCAAATTTGATTACTCAATTATGAACAGGAAATGGAATTTGGCTGGAGAATTGTTGTTGGAACCTTGCTTGGAATCTTGGGAGCAGCATTTGGAAGTGTAGGGGGAGTAGGGGGTGGTGGCATCTTTGTGCCCATGGTAATCCTGATTCTTGGTTTTGATCCAAAATCAGCAGTTTCCATTTCAAAGTGTAAGCATTCATGTATCTCTTTCAGCAATCATTGTTCAGAAATGCAGCTGATATTGCTAATAATTATATGATTTTCTGTGAAGAAAGAAACTAGTTGTTTATAGACTAGTCTATTACTGAAATGGTTTTGACTGTTCTGTGTTTAGCCATTTACTGTGTTTAGTATTCAGGTATGGTGACAGGTGCAGCCATCTCAGCTGTTTTCTTCTGCTTGAAACAAAAACATCCCACGCTTGATGAACCTGTTATTGACTATGATTTGATGCTGCTTATCCAACCCACTCTCATGCTGGGAATCAGCATAGGAGTTATCTTAAGCGTAATATGTGCTGATTGGATGGTCACTGTTCTTCTAATAATTCTCTGTTTAGGTAATGATAGAAGATTTGTACTTTGATCAAAATTTCACTCAGCAATATCATTAATTTGCTATATTGGGTCTTTGCAGTGACATCAATCAGATCATTCTTCAAAGGTTCTGAGACATGGAAAAAGGAAACCAAAATGAAAGAGGTAAATGCTACAACTTTTTTGGGGTTTAAATCACCTTGCACCTTACCTACACAGCTTTTTTAGTTTCTCCATGGACTTTCCAATCATGCTTGGTGAAATTAGGAacatactggttcactcaataaCCTTGCATATTACCAAGTTCTTCTCCAAAGCAAAAATCTTGTGAATATGGTATAAAGATTCTGATCCTCCATTTCTTTTCAATAATATCAGGAGACTAGCAAACTTTCATCAGAGTCTTCTGGTGAGTTtatgaattgattttttttttctcaaataaagaCTTCATCTTGTTCATCTGGTCACAAGACACAACCTCAATATATATCTACAAGTTAACCAAGTATATGCCATGGACCTTCTCTTCCAGCTACTTGCAATGGGGATGAGGGATACAAGTATCTTCCAGGATGTGTAGAAGAAGGTGCTGCAAAGAATACTAGAAAAACTGAGGTTGGTATGCACTGGTCCACATGTTCTTAACATGATCAAATTAAGTTATTATATGCCATAAAGGAAGGTCTATGCATGCAGGTGAACTTCCTTGGCAACATCTATTGGAAGGAGTTTGTACTTGTTTTCCTGGTGTGGCTCGCATTTGTTATCTTACAGATTGCCAAAGtaattttcttttccatagaaTTACAAGAACTTGCATTGCATTCTTCCTTTTTTCTTGTGCAATCATTTCAGCTAACCATTCAAAGGGATTAACTTTTGGCAGAATCTTGTAGCTTCCTGTTCAGTCACATACTGGATACTTCTTTTGTC from Phaseolus vulgaris cultivar G19833 chromosome 1, P. vulgaris v2.0, whole genome shotgun sequence carries:
- the LOC137813423 gene encoding sulfite exporter TauE/SafE family protein 3-like isoform X1 gives rise to the protein MRNVVIFSFIFLLLCVFFYAITSTKIEVSMKNEAKPFSYHIKALEFIWSHLGYQHVWPEMEFGWRIVVGTLLGILGAAFGSVGGVGGGGIFVPMVILILGFDPKSAVSISKCMVTGAAISAVFFCLKQKHPTLDEPVIDYDLMLLIQPTLMLGISIGVILSVICADWMVTVLLIILCLVTSIRSFFKGSETWKKETKMKEETSKLSSESSATCNGDEGYKYLPGCVEEGAAKNTRKTEVNFLGNIYWKEFVLVFLVWLAFVILQIAKNLVASCSVTYWILLLSQIPITVGFYLYQARALYQGRSAGGQHTHWPLHHLFLASICSLLAGIVGGLLGTGSGFVMGPLFLEVGIVPQVASATATFGMMYSASLSVVQYYLLNRFPVPYALFLTLVAAIAAFLGQHLIDRLVNIYKRASLIIFVLAFTIFISTIALGGVGISNVILEIESNEYMGFENFCNNNN